The Salvelinus sp. IW2-2015 unplaced genomic scaffold, ASM291031v2 Un_scaffold3438, whole genome shotgun sequence genome includes a region encoding these proteins:
- the LOC112075849 gene encoding antigen peptide transporter 2, whose product MMFRTCAFAMAVGLCIDITTFCAPGFGESISKTGPITFDTFGNVVRLWVVAGIRLVLLLGLSLLTLGSIKPAYKRWLAVHCFLAPVYETGRLMLYGGSPESAYGSLGGPSLWLLCTVAAAAAALFWETTFPDSNGESNGKEKTQKARVLFMRVLHFYRPDTLLLVGAFIFLSLAVLCEMFIPFYTGKVIDILGTQYKWNNFLTAIILMGLYSLGSSFSAGCRGGLFMCAINSFTSRMKVELFGALVKQDIGFFETIKTGDITSRLSTDTTLMARAVALNVNVLLRTLIKTVGMLSLMMSLSWKLTLLMMMETPITGLLQSVHDNYYLRLSKEVQDSIARANEAAGETVGGIRTVRSFKTEQHEAGRYNDRLMDTHNLKTRRDTVRAVYLLLRRLTALVMQVAMLYYGRLFIQRGQMSTGNLVSFILYQSDLADNIRTLIYIFGDMLNSVGAAGKVFEYLDREPQVSTKGTLQPEALTGHVHFNNLSFSYPNRQERKVLQGFSLELRPGQLTALVGPSGGGKSTCVSLLERFYQPQQGEILLDGLPLQSYQHHYLHRKVAMVGQEPVLFSGSIKDNIAYGLADCSLERVQEAARRANAHSFISQLEKGYDTDVGERGGQLSGGEKQRIAIARALIREPQVLILDEVTSALDTESEHMVQEALASCPSQTLLVIAHRLKTIERADQIILIDQGTVQEQGTHQELMDRKGSYYKLRERLFTEADAPH is encoded by the exons ATGATGTTTAGAACGTGCGCGTTCGCTATGGCTGTAGGTCTATGCATTGACATAACCACATTTTGCGCACCGGGTTTTGGCGAATCTATTTCCAAAACtggaccaataacatttgatactTTCGGAAATGTGGTGCGTCTCTGGGTTGTAGCGGGGATTCGATTAGTTCTACTACTCGGTTTATCACTACTCACACTAGGATCGATAAAACCCGCATACAAGCGCTGGTTAGCGGTGCACTGTTTCCTTGCCCCGGTCTATGAGACTGGGCGACTGATGCTGTATGGAGGTTCACCGGAGAGCGCGTATGGATCGTTGGGGGGTCCAAGTTTGTGGCTATTGTGTACTGtggcagcagctgcagcagccTTATTTTGGGAGACAACTTTCCCTGACAGCAATGGAGAAAGTAACGGGAAAGAGAAGACGCAAAAGGCACGAGTGCTGTTCATGAGAGTCCTCCACTTCTACAGACCTGACACCCTCCTTTTGGTTGGGGCATTTATATTCCTGTCACTGGCAGTCCTTT GTGAGATGTTCATCCCATTCTACACTGGAAAGGTGATTGACATCTTGGGTACCCAGTACAAGTGGAATAACTTTCTCACAGCTATCATCCTCATGGGGCTTTACTCTTTGGGAAG CTCTTTCAGTGCAGGCTGTCGAGGAGGCCTCTTCATGTGTGCCATCAACAGCTTCACCTCTCGAAtgaaagtagaactgtttggggCCCTGGTGAAGCAGGACATTGGCTTCTTTGAGACCATCAAGACAG GTGACATCACATCCAGGCTGTCCACAGACACAACTCTGATGGCTCGGGCGGTGGCCCTAAATGTCAATGTCCTACTGAGAACCCTCATTAAGACCGTGGGTATGCTGTCGCTCATGATGAGCCTGTCCTGGAAGCTCACTCTGCTCATGATGATGGAGACGCCCATCACTGGCCTGTTGCAAAGTGTCCATGACAACTATTACCTG AGGCTCTCTAAGGAGGTTCAGGACTCTATAGCCAGGGCGAACGAGGCAGCGGGGGAAACAGTTGGCGGAATCCGGACCGTCCGAAGCTTCAAAACTGAGCAGCATGAGGCTGGTCGCTATAACGACAGGTTGATGGACACCCACAATCTCAAGACCAGGCGTGACACCGTCAGGGCAGTCTACCTGCTCCTGAGAAGA CTAACAGCGCTGGTAATGCAAGTGGCCATGCTGTACTATGGCAGACTGTTTATTCAGCGAGGTCAGATGAGCACTGGCAACCTGGTCTCTTTCATCCTCTACCAGTCTGACCTGGCAGACAATATCAGG ACTTTGATTTACATTTTCGGCGACATGCTGAATTCAGTGGGGGCAGCTGGTAAGGTGTTTGAGTACCTGGACAGAGAGCCCCAGGTCAGCACCAAGGGGACCCTCCAACCAGAGGCCTTGACTGGACACGTCCACTtcaacaacctctccttctccTACCCCAACCGCCAGGAACGTAAAGTACTGCAG GGCTTCTCTCTGGAGTTGAGGCCGGGTCAGCTGACTGCTCTGGTGGGGCCGTCAGGAGGGGGGAAGAGCACCTGTGTCAGTCTGCTGGAGAGGTTCTACCAGCCTCAGCAGGGAGAGATCCTATTGGACGGACTGCCACTGCAGAGCTACCAGCACCACTACCTACACAGGAAG GTGGCCATGGTGGGCCAGGAACCTGTTCTGTTCTCTGGGTCCATCAAGGACAACATTGCCTACGGTCTGGCAGACTGCTCTCTGGAGAGGGTACAGGAAGCTGCTCGCAGAGCCAATGCCCACAGCTTCATCAGCCAACTGGAGAAAGGTTACGACACAG ATGTAGGAGAGCGGGGAGGTCAGCTGTCCGGCGGTGAGAAGCAGCGTATCGCCATCGCCAGAGCTCTGATCAGAGAGCCACAGGTCCTCATCCTGGACGAGGTCACTAGTGCACTGGACACGGAGAGCGAACACATG GTCCAGGAGGCCCTGGCTAGCTGCCCCTCCCAGACCCTGCTGGTGATTGCTCACAGGCTGAAGACCATTGAGAGGGCAGATCAGATCATTCTGATTGACCAGGGGACTGTCCAGGAGCAGGGCACTcaccaggagttgatggacaggaAGGGGAGCTACTACAAACTAAGAGAGAGACTGTTCACGGAAGCCGACGCGCCACATTGA